From the genome of Drosophila melanogaster chromosome 2L, one region includes:
- the bdl gene encoding borderless, producing MPAKRSRTFRQSGSALLALLAIILLMNISCTSAARDHRRQTNLEAKVGSHVVFNCYIDFPFDAPIPYLVHWTKDNKKIFTWYEQETSTSELFNGRLHLVENHPEFGRASVNLTAIRESDQGWYHCQVSFPNRSPSVRNNGTAYHLAVQGGSLIRIPPVNQTIREGQTAFFHCVMKHPENSQASWYKDGVLLQEVQDLVRRFYMGPDGSLSIDPTMMSDLGEYECKVRNSDGELQTAKAFLNIQYKAKVIYAPPEVFLPYGQPAVLDCHFRANPPLKNLRWEKDGLLFDSYNVPGVFYKMNGSLFFAKVDENHAGSYTCTPYNDLGTDGPSPVISVIVLRPPIFSVTPKAIYIQKLGEAAELPCEAIDRDGNNRPSIIWGRKDGQPLPADRFSLSGGNLTITGLVEGDRGIYECSATNEAATITAEAELMIENIAPRAPYNLTANSTETCITIRWQPGYLRPNLEYTVWYRLMEAPEWRTLRVLDKKVMEATVQHLQPGKEYEFMVLSQDKYGDGMFSKQFRFQTLPSPIRADDFDAQQLQHDLGQVTAPAGGLGAPWNLTAISNQQGWLLHWEHPVQGLEGLRLYAVRWWKEPEHFLIGHAETFDNYYQLRHLKEDTLFKVQVLAVGTETQQSVPSHELLIDVPSQRKVRALIIGSSVGVIFLLCALCAFLYVKRSCLRHLFAKDSSASEDEDTAESGDCDSDEQDQRDRDSIKIRQST from the exons ATGCCAGCGAAACGCAGCAGAACATTCCGGCAATCCGGATCCGCGCTACTTGCTCTTCTGGCGATCATTCTCTTAATGAACATATCCTGTACGAGCGCTGCCCGCGATCACAGGCGGCAGACCAACCTGGAGGCCAAGGTGGGCTCCCACGTGGTCTTCAACTGCTACATCGACTTCCCCTTCGATGCCCCCATTCCCTACTTGGTGCACTGGACAAAGGAT AACAAGAAAATCTTCACCTGGTACGAGCAGGAGACCTCCACCAGTGAGCTATTCAATGGCCGATTGCACCTGGTCGAGAACCATCCGGAATTTGGACGCGCCTCCGTGAATCTGACCGCCATTCGGGAATCGGACCAGGGTTGGTACCACTGCCAAGTTAGCTTTCCCAATCGCTCGCCCTCGGTTCGCAACAATGGCACGGCCTACCACCTGGCCGTCCAGGGTGGCTCCCTCATCCGCATTCCGCCGGTGAATCAGACGATCCGGGAGGGACAGACCGCCTTCTTTCACTGCGTGATGAAGCATCCGGAGAACTCGCAGGCCTCCTGGTACAAGGATGGCGTGCTGCTGCAAGAGGTCCAGGATCTGGTGCGCAGATTCTACATGGGTCCCGATGGCAGCCTCAGCATCGATCCCACCATGATGAGCGACCTGGGCGAGTACGAGTGCAAGGTGCGCAACAGCGATGGCGAACTGCAGACGGCCAAGGCCTTTCTCAACATACAAT ATAAGGCCAAGGTGATTTACGCCCCGCCGGAGGTTTTCCTGCCGTACGGCCAGCCCGCCGTGCTCGATTGTCACTTCCGGGCGAATCCGCCGCTGAAGAATTTGCGCTGGGAGAAGGACGGCCTGCTCTTCGACTCGTACAATGTGCCCGGGGTCTTCTACAAGATGAACGGCAGCCTGTTCTTCGCCAAAGTGGACGAGAACCATGCCGGCAGCTACACTTGCACGCCCTACAACGACCTCGGCACGGACGGACCATCGCCGGTCATCAGCGTGATTGTGCTCCGACCGCCCATCTTCAGCGTCACGCCCAAGGCCATCTACATCCAGAAGCTGGGCGAGGCCGCCGAGCTGCCCTGCGAAGCCATCGACCGCGACGGAAACAATCGGCCCTCCATTATCTGGGGCAGG AAAGACGGGCAGCCGCTGCCGGCGGACAGGTTCAGTCTCAGCGGCGGCAATCTGACTATCACGGGATTGGTGGAGGGGGACCGTGGAATATACGAGTGCTCGGCGACCAACGAGGCGGCCACCATTACGGCGGAGGCCGAGCTCATGATTGAGAACATCGCACCGCGGGCGCCGTACAATCTCACGGCCAACAGCACGGAGACCTGCATCACCATACGCTGGCAGCCAG GATACCTTCGTCCCAACTTGGAGTACACTGTTTGGTATCGACTCATGGAGGCACCCGAATGGCGAACGCTTCGCGTGTTGGATAAAAAGGTGATGGAGGCGACGGTGCAGCACCTTCAGCCAGGAAAAGAGTACGAATTTATGGTGCTCAGCCAGGACAAGTACGGAGACGGCATGTTCAGCAAGCAGTTCCGCTTTCAAACGCTAC CCTCGCCCATTAGAGCGGATGACTTTGATGCCCAGCAGCTGCAACACGATCTGGGTCAGGTCACTGCGCCTGCCGGGGGACTGGGAGCTCCCTGGAATCTCACTGCCATTAGCAACCAGCAGGGCTGGCTCCTCCACTGGGAGCATCCCGTCCAGGGATTGGAAGGCCTGCGCCTGTACGCCGTTCGTTGGTGGAAGGAGCCGGAGCATTTCCTCATCGGCCACGCAGAGACCTTCGACAACTACTACCAGCTGCGCCACCTCAAGGAGGACACACTGTTCAAGGTGCAGGTCCTGGCGGTGGGCACCGAAACCCAGCAATCGGTGCCCAGTCACGAGCTCCTCATCGACGTGCCATCGCAGCGTAAAGTGCGGGCCCTGATCATCGGCAGTTCCGTGGGCGTCATCTTCCTGCTCTGCGCCCTGTGCGCTTTTTTATACGTGAAGCGGAGCTGCCTAAGGCATCTGTTCGCCAAGGATAGCTCCGCCAGCGAGGATGAGGACACCGCCGAGAGCGGCGACTGCGACAGCGACGAACAGGATCAGCGGGATCGGGACAGCATCAAGATACGCCAGTCCACCTGA
- the Atet gene encoding ABC transporter expressed in trachea, isoform D, with protein MNELQASSVPLVDKCSSHAVILPAAKSPNRVSDSAATTAPNAVLYTSGNMSLSTLSTGSGNPNPNPNASTNSRQEPVPLLSQLKLTNDLKQNSHGSQNNLCNGGLGSNNHALAPKVANNSGGSPNGQKKGTIALSHLPQRPPVDIEFCDISYSVTDSHRRGFKTILKSVSGKFRNGEITAIMGPSGAGKSTLMNILAGYKTAQLSGSVLINSKERNLRRFRKLSCYIMQDDVLIANLTVREAMMVAANLKLGKNMISYAKVVVVEEILETIGLKESVNTLTCNLSGGQRKRLSIALELVNNPPVMFFDEPTSGLDSSTCFQLISLLRSLARGGRTIVCTIHQPSARLFEKFDHLYLLAQGQCVYEGRVKGLVPYLSSLGYECPSYHNPADYVLEVASGEYGDAVPKLVDAVKSGACKKYAHKDYVLTLAQKGCNNDIIKGSGSGAENAMAILTLEDEKPPLEDRQLEPSIPVDDPAELKPPKLETQQSQNSDCSVVNMPTNAVDDSCSFSSSKGTQNAVGGSGSGGPSAVVGCMTSLLDSHESVVTLPNKTGFPTSGWTQFWILLKRSFRTILRDKMLTHMRLFSHVIVGAIIGMIYYDVGNEASKIMSNAGCIFFVSLFTTFTAMMPTILTFPTEMSVFVREHLNYWYSLKAFYFAKTIADMPFQIVFSSVYVLVVYYLTSQPMELERVSMFVLICVLNSLVAQSLGLLIGAGMNIETGVFLGPVTTIPTILFSGFFVNFDTIPGYLQWVTYVSYVRYGFEGAMVAIYGMDRAKMQCNQMYCHYRVPKKFLEEMSMDNALFWVDAVALIGIFFALRIIAYFVLRWKLHMIR; from the exons ATGAATGAGCTGCAGGCCTCCAGTGTCCCGCTGGTGGACAAGTGCTCCTCCCACGCGGTCATCCTGCCGGCGGCCAAGAGTCCCAACAGAGTCTCCGATTCGGCAGCCACTACGGCACCTAATGCCGTTCTCTACACAAGCGGGAACATGTCCCTATCAACGCTCTCCACGGGCAGCGgcaatccaaatccaaatccgaatGCGAGTACCAATTCCAGACAGGAGCCAGTGCCACTGCTCAGCCAACTGAAGCTGACCAACGATCTGAAGCAGAACAGTCACGG GTCCCAGAACAACCTGTGCAATGGCGGCTTGGGCAGTAACAACCATGCCTTGGCCCCCAAGGTGGCCAACAACAGCGGTGGTAGTCCGAATGGCCAGAAGAAGGGTACCATCGCCTTGTCCCATCTGCCCCAACGGCCGCCGGTGGACATCGAGTTCTGTGATATATCCTACTCAGTTACCGATAGTCATCGGCGCGGATTCAAGACCATCCTGAAGAGCGTCTCGGGCAAGTTCCGGAATGGAGAGATCACAGCTATCATGGGACCCTCAGGAGCCGGAAAGAGTACGCTGATGAACATCCTGGCGGGCTACAA AACTGCCCAACTCAGCGGCTCCGTACTAATCAACAGCAAGGAGCGAAATCTGCGGCGCTTCCGCAAGCTCTCCTGCTACATCATGCAGGACGATGTTCTGATCGCCAATCTGACTGTTCGCGAGGCCATGATGGTGGCCGCCAACCTCAAGCTGGGCAAGAATATGATCAGCTACGCCAAGGTGGTGGTGGTCGAGGAGATCCTCGAGACAATTGGCCTCAAGGAGTCGGTGAACACGCTGACCTGCAATCTGTCGGGTGGCCAAAGGAAGCGACTGTCCATTGCCCTCGAATTGGTCAACAATCCACCAGTGATGTTCTTCGACGAACCCACCTCCGGACTGGACAGCTCCACCTGCTTCCAGCTGATATCGCTGCTAAGATCGTTGGCCAGAGGAGGCCGCACCATAGTGTGTACAATCCATCAGCCGTCGGCGCGTCTCTTCGAGAAGTTCGATCATCTGTATCTGCTGGCCCAGGGCCAGTGCGTTTACGAGGGCAGAGTGAAGGGATTGGTGCCGTACCTATCATCACTGGGCTACGAATGCCCCTCATATCACAATCCTGCTGACTATGTCCTGGAGGTGGCGTCCGGGGAGTACGGCGATGCTGTACCCAAGCTGGTGGATGCGGTGAAGAGTGGGGCTTGCAAGAAGTACGCGCACAAGGATTATGTACTGACGTTGGCCCAAAAGGGCTGCAACAATGACATTATCAAGGGCAGTGGCAGCGGAGCGGAGAATGCAATGGCCATTTTGACCCTGGAGGATGAGAAACCCCCGCTGGAGGACAGACAGCTGGAGCCCTCTATTCCCGTCGATGATCCTGCGGAGCTAAAACCACCGAAGCTGGAGACGCAGCAGTCCCAGAACTCCGATTGCAGCGTGGTCAATATGCCGACTAATGCCGTGGACGACAGTTGCAGCTTTAGCTCCTCGAAGGGCACACAAAATGCTGTAGGTGGTTCGGGATCGGGAGGACCCAGTGCCGTTGTTGGCTGCATGACCTCGCTGCTGGATTCGCACGAGAGCGTGGTCACATTGCCCAACAAGACGGGATTCCCCACCAGCGGCTGGACACAATTCTGGATCCTGCTCAAACGCTCATTCCGCACCATCCTGCGCGATAAAATGCTGACCCACATGCGACTCTTCTCGCACGTGATCGTTGGAGCCATCATTGGGATGATCTACTACGATGTGGGCAACGAGGCCAGCAAGATCATGAGCAATGCGGGATGCATCTTCTTCGTTTCCCTGTTCACCACCTTCACGGCCATGATGCCCACCATTCTGACCT TTCCCACCGAAATGTCAGTGTTCGTGAGGGAGCATCTCAACTACTGGTACTCCTTGAAGGCCTTCTACTTTGCCAAGACCATAGCGGACATGCCATTTCAG ATTGTCTTCTCCAGCGTCTATGTCCTGGTGGTGTACTACCTAACCTCACAGCCAATGGAATTGGAGCGGGTCTCGATGTTCGTGCTGATCTGTGTGCTAAACTCACTGGTGGCACAATCGCTGGGACTGCTGATCGGGGCGGGGATGAACATCGAGACGGGCGTATTCCTCGGCCCCGTGACGACCATACCCACGATATTGTTCTCCGGATTCTTTGTGAACTTTGACACCATTCCGGGCTACCTGCAGTGGGTGACCTACGTCAGCTATGTGCGCTATGGCTTCGAAG GTGCCATGGTAGCCATCTATGGAATGGATAGGGCCAAGATGCAGTGCAATCAAATGTACTGCCACTATCGAGTGCCCAAGAAGTTTCTGGAAGAGATGTCCATGGATAACGCTCTGTTTTGGGTGGACGCCGTCGCCCTGATCGGAATCTTCTTTGCCCTGCGCATCATCGCCTACTTTGTGCTGCGATGGAAACTGCACATGATTCGCTAA
- the Atet gene encoding ABC transporter expressed in trachea, isoform C translates to MELTLTRCVSAESGGIQNSSFETAASQSQSQEDVSRRRSAAYAAAYAEMLRDAGHQRSMSLVQTKLTKNGSCVSALKKRPKSQNNLCNGGLGSNNHALAPKVANNSGGSPNGQKKGTIALSHLPQRPPVDIEFCDISYSVTDSHRRGFKTILKSVSGKFRNGEITAIMGPSGAGKSTLMNILAGYKTAQLSGSVLINSKERNLRRFRKLSCYIMQDDVLIANLTVREAMMVAANLKLGKNMISYAKVVVVEEILETIGLKESVNTLTCNLSGGQRKRLSIALELVNNPPVMFFDEPTSGLDSSTCFQLISLLRSLARGGRTIVCTIHQPSARLFEKFDHLYLLAQGQCVYEGRVKGLVPYLSSLGYECPSYHNPADYVLEVASGEYGDAVPKLVDAVKSGACKKYAHKDYVLTLAQKGCNNDIIKGSGSGAENAMAILTLEDEKPPLEDRQLEPSIPVDDPAELKPPKLETQQSQNSDCSVVNMPTNAVDDSCSFSSSKGTQNAVGGSGSGGPSAVVGCMTSLLDSHESVVTLPNKTGFPTSGWTQFWILLKRSFRTILRDKMLTHMRLFSHVIVGAIIGMIYYDVGNEASKIMSNAGCIFFVSLFTTFTAMMPTILTFPTEMSVFVREHLNYWYSLKAFYFAKTIADMPFQIVFSSVYVLVVYYLTSQPMELERVSMFVLICVLNSLVAQSLGLLIGAGMNIETGVFLGPVTTIPTILFSGFFVNFDTIPGYLQWVTYVSYVRYGFEGAMVAIYGMDRAKMQCNQMYCHYRVPKKFLEEMSMDNALFWVDAVALIGIFFALRIIAYFVLRWKLHMIR, encoded by the exons ATGGAACTGACGCTGACCCGATGCGTCAGCGCGGAAAGTGGTGGCATTCAGAACTCTAGTTTCGAGACCGCCGCCTCTCAATCGCAATCCCAGGAGGATGTCAGTCGCCGGAGGTCTGCCGCCTATGCCGCGGCCTATGCGGAAATGCTGCGCGATGCTGGACACCAGCGCTCCATGTCCTTGGTGCAGACCAAGCTGACCAAGAACGGCAGCTGTGTCAGTGCCCTGAAAAAAAGACCCAA GTCCCAGAACAACCTGTGCAATGGCGGCTTGGGCAGTAACAACCATGCCTTGGCCCCCAAGGTGGCCAACAACAGCGGTGGTAGTCCGAATGGCCAGAAGAAGGGTACCATCGCCTTGTCCCATCTGCCCCAACGGCCGCCGGTGGACATCGAGTTCTGTGATATATCCTACTCAGTTACCGATAGTCATCGGCGCGGATTCAAGACCATCCTGAAGAGCGTCTCGGGCAAGTTCCGGAATGGAGAGATCACAGCTATCATGGGACCCTCAGGAGCCGGAAAGAGTACGCTGATGAACATCCTGGCGGGCTACAA AACTGCCCAACTCAGCGGCTCCGTACTAATCAACAGCAAGGAGCGAAATCTGCGGCGCTTCCGCAAGCTCTCCTGCTACATCATGCAGGACGATGTTCTGATCGCCAATCTGACTGTTCGCGAGGCCATGATGGTGGCCGCCAACCTCAAGCTGGGCAAGAATATGATCAGCTACGCCAAGGTGGTGGTGGTCGAGGAGATCCTCGAGACAATTGGCCTCAAGGAGTCGGTGAACACGCTGACCTGCAATCTGTCGGGTGGCCAAAGGAAGCGACTGTCCATTGCCCTCGAATTGGTCAACAATCCACCAGTGATGTTCTTCGACGAACCCACCTCCGGACTGGACAGCTCCACCTGCTTCCAGCTGATATCGCTGCTAAGATCGTTGGCCAGAGGAGGCCGCACCATAGTGTGTACAATCCATCAGCCGTCGGCGCGTCTCTTCGAGAAGTTCGATCATCTGTATCTGCTGGCCCAGGGCCAGTGCGTTTACGAGGGCAGAGTGAAGGGATTGGTGCCGTACCTATCATCACTGGGCTACGAATGCCCCTCATATCACAATCCTGCTGACTATGTCCTGGAGGTGGCGTCCGGGGAGTACGGCGATGCTGTACCCAAGCTGGTGGATGCGGTGAAGAGTGGGGCTTGCAAGAAGTACGCGCACAAGGATTATGTACTGACGTTGGCCCAAAAGGGCTGCAACAATGACATTATCAAGGGCAGTGGCAGCGGAGCGGAGAATGCAATGGCCATTTTGACCCTGGAGGATGAGAAACCCCCGCTGGAGGACAGACAGCTGGAGCCCTCTATTCCCGTCGATGATCCTGCGGAGCTAAAACCACCGAAGCTGGAGACGCAGCAGTCCCAGAACTCCGATTGCAGCGTGGTCAATATGCCGACTAATGCCGTGGACGACAGTTGCAGCTTTAGCTCCTCGAAGGGCACACAAAATGCTGTAGGTGGTTCGGGATCGGGAGGACCCAGTGCCGTTGTTGGCTGCATGACCTCGCTGCTGGATTCGCACGAGAGCGTGGTCACATTGCCCAACAAGACGGGATTCCCCACCAGCGGCTGGACACAATTCTGGATCCTGCTCAAACGCTCATTCCGCACCATCCTGCGCGATAAAATGCTGACCCACATGCGACTCTTCTCGCACGTGATCGTTGGAGCCATCATTGGGATGATCTACTACGATGTGGGCAACGAGGCCAGCAAGATCATGAGCAATGCGGGATGCATCTTCTTCGTTTCCCTGTTCACCACCTTCACGGCCATGATGCCCACCATTCTGACCT TTCCCACCGAAATGTCAGTGTTCGTGAGGGAGCATCTCAACTACTGGTACTCCTTGAAGGCCTTCTACTTTGCCAAGACCATAGCGGACATGCCATTTCAG ATTGTCTTCTCCAGCGTCTATGTCCTGGTGGTGTACTACCTAACCTCACAGCCAATGGAATTGGAGCGGGTCTCGATGTTCGTGCTGATCTGTGTGCTAAACTCACTGGTGGCACAATCGCTGGGACTGCTGATCGGGGCGGGGATGAACATCGAGACGGGCGTATTCCTCGGCCCCGTGACGACCATACCCACGATATTGTTCTCCGGATTCTTTGTGAACTTTGACACCATTCCGGGCTACCTGCAGTGGGTGACCTACGTCAGCTATGTGCGCTATGGCTTCGAAG GTGCCATGGTAGCCATCTATGGAATGGATAGGGCCAAGATGCAGTGCAATCAAATGTACTGCCACTATCGAGTGCCCAAGAAGTTTCTGGAAGAGATGTCCATGGATAACGCTCTGTTTTGGGTGGACGCCGTCGCCCTGATCGGAATCTTCTTTGCCCTGCGCATCATCGCCTACTTTGTGCTGCGATGGAAACTGCACATGATTCGCTAA